Proteins found in one Odontesthes bonariensis isolate fOdoBon6 chromosome 11, fOdoBon6.hap1, whole genome shotgun sequence genomic segment:
- the enpp4 gene encoding bis(5'-adenosyl)-triphosphatase enpp4, with protein sequence MLLKLLLGFLCGVCGLVAENDTAKQSPPPLLLVSFDGFRADYLKRFPMPNLKLLYSQGVLVEQLTNVFITKTFPNHYSLVTGLYAESHGILASNMYDPISHKHFNPRNDSDPMWWSKAQPLWLTALDSGYKTAAMMWPGSDVTIGNRTATHFFPYDPDVTFQERIGNVTNWMLGNGKEQGVMFAALYWEEPDRSGHAFGPDNTTAMTKVLKEVDDNIGLLMSELKRSGLWGRINLLVTSDHGMAQCSAERLVRLDDCLHPDNYTLVDLTPVAALIPNGDPEAVFSLLNKCHPHMTAYLKKAIPDRLHYQHSERIQPIVLIADEGWTIVQRGNKLPRLGDHGYDNSLPSMHPFLAAAGPSFHRGYRIGSLQSVDVYPLMCRLLAVPAQPNNGSLAQARCLLASETCWDVSLVICLVVGVLLLLSALTVLFGWMSLRRHSSPRSFQRLQVCDDDDDDPLIE encoded by the exons ATGTTGCTAAAACTACTGCTGGGCTTCCTATGTGGCGTCTGCGGTTTGGTGGCCGAAAACGACACCGCTAAGCAGAGTCCGCCGCCGCTGCTGCTTGTGTCGTTCGACGGTTTCCGGGCCGACTACCTGAAGAGGTTTCCCATGCCAAACCTGAAGCTCCTGTACAGCCAGGGGGTCCTGGTGGAGCAGCTCACCAACGTGTTCATCACAAAGACGTTTCCCAACCACTACAGCCTG GTAACCGGGCTGTACGCAGAGTCTCACGGTATCCTCGCCAGCAACATGTACGACCCCATCAGCCACAAACACTTCAACCCCAGGAATGACAGCGACCCGATGTGGTGGAGCAAAGCGCAGCCCCTTTGGCTCACAGCGCTCGACTCGGGATACAAGACTGCAGCTATGATGTGGCCCGGGTCCGACGTAACCATCGGCAACCGCACGGCGACGCACTTCTTTCCCTATGACCCCGACGTGACCTTCCAAGAGAGGATAGGGAACGTGACAAACTGGATGTTGGGAAACGGAAAG GAACAAGGAGTGATGTTCGCAGCGCTCTACTGGGAGGAGCCGGACCGGTCGGGTCACGCCTTTGGCCCCGACAACACCACCGCCATGACTAAAGTGCTGAAGGAG GTTGATGACAACATCGGTCTGCTGATGTCGGAGTTGAAGCGTAGCGGCCTTTGGGGTCGCATCAACCTCCTGGTGACCAGCGACCACGGCATGGCCCAGTGCTCAGCCGAGCGCCTCGTACGGCTGGACGACTGCCTCCACCCCGACAACTACACGCTGGTGGACCTCACGCCCGTCGCAGCCCTGATCCCAAACGGAG ACCCGGAGGCCGTCTTCAGCCTGCTGAATAAATGCCACCCCCACATGACCGCGTACCTCAAGAAGGCGATCCCTGATAGGCTCCACTACCAGCACAGCGAGCGCATCCAGCCGATCGTACTGATAGCTGACGAGGGCTGGACGATCGTGCAGCGAGGGAACAAGCTGCCCAGAT TGGGCGACCACGGCTATGATAACTCCCTACCCAGCATGCACCCCTTTCTCGCAGCAGCGGGGCCCAGCTTCCATCGAGGTTACCGAATCGGCAGTCTGCAGAGCGTGGACGTCTACCCGCTCATGTGCCGCCTGCTGGCGGTGCCAGCGCAGCCCAACAACGGCAGCCTGGCCCAGGCTCGCTGCCTGCTGGCTTCTGAGACCTGCTGGGACGTCTCCCTGGTGATCTGCCTGGTGGTGGGCGTCCTGCTTTTACTCTCTGCACTCACTG TTCTTTTCGGTTGGATGAGCCTCCGCCGCCACTCCAGCCCCCGGTCCTTCCAGAGGCTGCAAGTCTGCGACGACGACGACGACGACCCCTTAATAGAGTGA